From Gemmatimonadota bacterium:
GTGTTTGCCCGGATGACGAGGAGAATACGCGCATTGCCGCTCGGCTGATGAAAAAGTTCTGGCGACCCGTTCCAAAAATTCACAGTTTTTGGCCGACGGCTTATGAGATAGATGGCTTTGACAAGTTGCGAAAAAAATACAATGGCAGTACCGGGCCGTTGCCCGAAAAATGGGTTGTACGCGCCGAAATGCTTTACGATGAGTTGATGAGTACGAGTACAGAAACGGTTGTTTTGCACGGCGATTTGCACCACTGGAATATCTTGAGTTCAGAGCGCGAACCCTATCTCGTCATTGATCCCAAAGGTTATTTTGGCGATCCGGGTTACGAGGTCGGTGCTTTTTTGGCGAATTACCCCGACGCTTCCTGTGAAGGATGTGACAGGGGCGCAATCGATGTTCGCCGCGTGGAGATTATGGTCGAAGAATTGGATATCCCGCGCGAGCGTATTATCAAATGGGGTCTGGTTCTGGCTTTAATCTGGGCGAGATGGAGCGCGGATACGCCCGAGGAGTTCTGGCGTACAGATATTAATCGCGCCCAGGCGTTGGAGCAGTTGCTTTAGATGATGTGTCATATCACACTAACTAT
This genomic window contains:
- a CDS encoding phosphotransferase — translated: MYIPETLSSNPEWAEWIERLPDIVAACAKRWDLCIEDPMTEDYAEMSYSYIAPATDAKGTEVVLKIGSPVQLAENWQQECHALQLCNGNGTVKLLDFDEALGVLMLERIRPGVPLGVCPDDEENTRIAARLMKKFWRPVPKIHSFWPTAYEIDGFDKLRKKYNGSTGPLPEKWVVRAEMLYDELMSTSTETVVLHGDLHHWNILSSEREPYLVIDPKGYFGDPGYEVGAFLANYPDASCEGCDRGAIDVRRVEIMVEELDIPRERIIKWGLVLALIWARWSADTPEEFWRTDINRAQALEQLL